The Desulfosporosinus sp. Sb-LF genome contains a region encoding:
- a CDS encoding aspartate ammonia-lyase: MNFRIEKDHIGERKIPEANYYGINSRRAQENFNLGSKSVNLKLIYEIALIKKAAASVNKRLKQLTEDKANSIIQASEEVIQGKFDQEFMISAFQGGAGTSTNMNVNEVIANRAIEILGGSKGDYDLVHPLNDVNMSQSTNDVYPTALRIAAIHLLRKLSDSLAKLQEALQGKENEFSDVIKLGRTELMDALPMMLGQGFGAYAKAMERDRWRVYKVEERLRLINLGGTALGTGVNASHKYIFMITDTIQELTGLGLARSDYPMDITQNNDVFVEVSGLLKACSTNLLKISNDLRLLASGPKGGFGEIELPQMQAGSTIMPGKVNPVIPEMIAQVAMRVMANDYAITMAASSGQLELNAFTPLIAECLLESLELLNNGVTIFREKCIEGIIANKEKCQETLETSAVLVAALVHHLGYDQAGHIARKALNEHKTIREIVKEETDFSDMRIDELLNPFEVTKPGIPGMSEKLNLRRDLDELK; the protein is encoded by the coding sequence ATGAACTTTAGAATAGAAAAGGACCATATTGGAGAAAGGAAGATTCCGGAAGCGAACTATTATGGAATTAACTCAAGAAGAGCCCAAGAAAACTTCAATTTAGGTTCCAAAAGTGTCAATCTAAAGCTTATCTATGAAATTGCTTTAATTAAAAAGGCGGCGGCCAGTGTAAATAAACGATTAAAACAACTGACAGAGGATAAAGCAAATTCCATAATTCAGGCAAGTGAGGAAGTTATACAAGGGAAATTTGATCAGGAATTTATGATAAGTGCTTTTCAAGGAGGAGCAGGTACATCCACTAATATGAATGTGAATGAGGTCATTGCTAACAGGGCCATTGAGATATTAGGTGGATCAAAAGGTGACTATGATCTTGTACATCCTCTAAATGATGTGAACATGTCGCAATCGACCAATGATGTTTATCCAACAGCACTTAGAATTGCCGCAATTCATTTGCTCAGAAAATTAAGCGATTCCCTTGCGAAACTTCAGGAAGCGTTACAGGGAAAGGAAAATGAATTCAGTGATGTGATCAAGCTTGGCAGGACTGAGCTTATGGATGCGTTGCCAATGATGCTTGGACAGGGATTTGGTGCTTATGCAAAGGCAATGGAACGAGATCGATGGAGAGTTTACAAAGTCGAAGAACGATTAAGACTAATTAATCTTGGGGGTACTGCCCTTGGTACTGGGGTTAATGCCTCGCACAAGTACATATTTATGATCACAGATACCATTCAGGAGTTAACAGGACTAGGGTTAGCTAGATCTGATTATCCCATGGATATAACCCAAAATAACGATGTTTTCGTAGAAGTCTCAGGGCTTTTAAAAGCCTGCAGTACCAATTTGTTGAAAATATCAAATGACCTAAGATTATTAGCTTCAGGGCCTAAGGGAGGGTTCGGTGAAATAGAGCTCCCTCAGATGCAGGCCGGTTCGACAATTATGCCGGGAAAAGTGAACCCGGTAATACCAGAGATGATTGCCCAAGTTGCCATGAGAGTTATGGCAAATGATTATGCGATTACAATGGCTGCTTCCTCAGGGCAGCTTGAGCTCAATGCCTTTACCCCTCTCATCGCGGAATGTTTGTTGGAATCCCTAGAACTTCTGAATAATGGAGTCACGATCTTTAGAGAGAAGTGCATTGAAGGAATAATAGCCAATAAAGAAAAATGCCAAGAAACTCTCGAAACGTCAGCAGTACTGGTTGCAGCTTTAGTTCATCATTTAGGGTATGATCAAGCCGGTCACATTGCAAGAAAAGCTTTAAACGAACATAAGACAATAAGGGAAATAGTGAAAGAGGAAACTGATTTTTCCGATATGAGGATTGATGAACTATTGAATCCATTTGAAGTCACAAAACCGGGAATACCAGGAATGTCGGAAAAGTTGAACTTGCGGAGGGATTTAGATGAGCTTAAATGA